A stretch of Geitlerinema sp. PCC 9228 DNA encodes these proteins:
- a CDS encoding AAA-like domain-containing protein — MHPFAYQNHSDFPEGPVPIDCPLYIERPPLEEMAYAEIEKPGSVTRIKAPRQTGKSSLLIRILDRARWLGYYTACLDFHQADKAIFRDLDKFLRWFCANISHQLQIPIQLNEYWDEDIGSKISCTLYLQGYLLANLDAPLCLTLNEVNRVFEYPDIAQEFLPLLRSWHEEAKQSPPLQKMRLVVVHSTEVYIPLNLHQSPFNVGLPLTLPEFTPEQVEDLVARQGLSWNSRQCRQRVERLMELVGGHPYRIRLALYCLYQGHLDFEALMKTAATEAGIYRDRLRGFLSILRERPQLARTLKRVVTSSEPVPLEPIAAYQLESMGVVTLQGSYAQPSCELYRQYFAKQNLESDSINRKLEELEKANRTLQNLVRVDELTQVANRRCFEEYLSREWQRSAQDKTPIAIVMCDVDRFKSYNDTYGHQRGDLCLQQIAKAIEETTQRSSDLVARYGGEEFTIILPQTDAKGAQEVAQKVRHRVRSLAIAHESVPYGAAIVTLSLGVASAVADAKFDAFTVVQAADRALYASKSQGRDRVTLSDTCNFYYNSQS, encoded by the coding sequence ATGCATCCATTTGCATATCAAAACCATTCGGACTTTCCAGAAGGTCCCGTGCCTATAGATTGCCCTCTGTATATAGAACGGCCTCCTTTAGAGGAGATGGCCTATGCTGAAATAGAAAAACCAGGCAGCGTCACCCGTATTAAAGCACCGAGGCAGACTGGTAAGAGTTCTTTACTGATACGCATTCTCGATCGCGCGCGCTGGTTGGGATATTACACGGCATGTTTGGATTTCCACCAAGCAGACAAAGCCATTTTCCGGGATTTAGATAAATTTTTGCGTTGGTTTTGTGCCAATATCAGCCACCAGCTGCAAATACCTATCCAACTCAACGAATACTGGGATGAAGATATTGGTAGCAAAATTAGCTGTACCCTTTACCTGCAAGGGTATTTGCTTGCCAATCTTGACGCACCTCTGTGTTTGACCCTCAACGAAGTCAACCGCGTTTTTGAATATCCAGATATTGCCCAGGAATTTTTGCCGCTGTTGCGTTCCTGGCACGAAGAAGCCAAACAAAGCCCTCCCCTGCAAAAAATGCGGCTGGTGGTAGTTCATTCTACGGAAGTATACATTCCCCTTAACTTACACCAATCGCCCTTTAATGTGGGGTTGCCGCTGACTTTACCGGAGTTTACTCCGGAACAAGTGGAAGATTTGGTGGCCCGTCAGGGACTGAGTTGGAACAGCCGGCAATGCCGCCAGCGGGTAGAGCGGCTGATGGAACTGGTGGGAGGGCATCCCTATCGCATTCGGTTGGCTTTGTATTGTTTGTATCAAGGACATCTGGACTTTGAAGCGTTAATGAAAACGGCGGCTACGGAAGCAGGAATCTACCGCGATCGCTTGCGTGGATTTCTTTCGATTTTACGCGAACGTCCGCAACTGGCAAGAACCCTCAAACGAGTGGTAACTTCATCAGAACCGGTTCCCCTGGAACCCATTGCAGCGTATCAACTGGAGAGTATGGGAGTGGTAACGTTACAGGGGTCGTACGCCCAACCCAGTTGCGAGCTGTACCGGCAGTATTTTGCTAAACAAAATTTAGAAAGCGACAGCATCAATCGCAAGCTAGAAGAACTTGAAAAAGCCAATCGCACGCTGCAAAATCTGGTTCGGGTAGATGAACTGACCCAAGTTGCCAATCGCCGCTGTTTTGAAGAATATTTATCCCGGGAATGGCAGCGTTCCGCCCAAGACAAAACGCCTATAGCCATTGTGATGTGCGATGTGGATCGTTTCAAATCCTACAACGATACCTACGGACATCAGCGAGGCGACCTGTGCCTGCAGCAAATTGCCAAAGCGATTGAAGAAACGACGCAACGCTCTAGCGACTTGGTGGCGCGCTATGGTGGGGAGGAGTTTACCATTATCCTACCACAAACCGATGCCAAAGGAGCGCAGGAAGTGGCCCAAAAAGTTCGCCACCGGGTGCGATCGCTGGCTATTGCTCACGAAAGCGTTCCCTACGGCGCAGCAATTGTTACCCTGAGTTTGGGGGTGGCTTCCGCGGTAGCCGATGCGAAGTTCGATGCCTTTACCGTGGTGCAAGCGGCCGATCGCGCTTTATATGCTTCTAAAAGCCAAGGGCGCGATCGCGTTACCCTCAGCGATACCTGTAATTTTTATTATAATAGCCAATCTTAA
- a CDS encoding phosphate-starvation-inducible PsiE family protein has product MRLKQFWRRLLKELQDEQFLHRIEQLEGQLSKFLTIVMVIFLLVAVVDLVVALTQQLLSRPLGSLTDTLFPIFGLFLNILIALEIMENITAYLRQHYIQLELAIGTSLIAVSRKIVLFDFKKDSGVDLIGLAIAVFTLTLSYWIIRSGINNEDSRK; this is encoded by the coding sequence GTGCGATTGAAACAATTTTGGCGGCGTTTGCTCAAAGAACTGCAAGACGAACAATTTCTCCACCGCATCGAACAGCTGGAGGGTCAGCTTTCTAAATTTTTGACCATCGTGATGGTAATTTTTTTGCTGGTGGCTGTGGTGGATTTGGTGGTGGCTTTAACCCAACAGTTGCTTTCCCGACCGTTGGGGTCGCTTACGGACACTCTATTTCCCATTTTTGGCTTGTTTTTAAATATTCTCATTGCTTTGGAAATTATGGAGAATATCACCGCCTATTTACGCCAGCATTACATCCAGCTGGAGTTAGCCATTGGAACTTCTCTCATTGCGGTTTCGCGAAAAATTGTGCTGTTTGATTTTAAAAAGGATTCTGGGGTAGATTTGATTGGATTGGCGATCGCGGTTTTTACCCTCACCCTGAGCTACTGGATTATCCGCAGTGGCATTAACAATGAAGATTCGAGAAAATAA
- a CDS encoding phosphoglucomutase/phosphomannomutase family protein produces MSIATSKPPKIKFGTDGWRGIIADDFTFANVRKVTRAIASYLETAYSQDKPVLISYDPRFLADEFAQTAAQVLAEQGWSVKMVQRDCPTPVIAYNVQQMDTAGALMFTASHNPATYCGIKYIPDYAGPATTEITDTIVANIDTASDAPVGRDYADRISRFDPKNSYLQFLYTRLDVAKIRSAKLKVKYDALYSTTRGYLDEALAHCGCQVESFHTHRDVLFGGGMPEPKAEQLQELVAAVKQDRADLGLATDGDGDRFGVVDEQGNVLTPNTILLLLARHLVKNKGLTGAIVRTVATTHLLDSWAAKYGLPTYETAVGFKYVGAKMRETDVLIGGEESGGLSVLGHIPEKDGILADLLIAEAMAYEGKPLSQLVEEAIAEANGPVYNQRLDLHLEEERKQAILEQFGNHPPQEIAGIGVKEVGRKDGTKLYLEDGGWILLRPSGTEPLMRVYLETTSEEKQRQLSAYMQEALQKQ; encoded by the coding sequence ATGAGCATCGCAACCTCCAAACCTCCCAAAATTAAATTCGGTACCGATGGTTGGCGCGGTATTATTGCCGATGACTTTACCTTTGCCAACGTTCGTAAAGTCACCCGCGCGATCGCAAGCTACCTGGAAACCGCCTACAGTCAAGACAAACCCGTCTTAATTAGCTACGATCCCCGCTTTCTAGCCGACGAATTTGCCCAAACCGCAGCCCAAGTACTTGCGGAACAAGGGTGGTCAGTGAAAATGGTACAGCGGGATTGCCCAACGCCGGTGATTGCCTATAATGTCCAGCAAATGGATACCGCCGGAGCGTTGATGTTCACCGCCAGCCACAATCCAGCTACCTATTGTGGAATTAAGTATATCCCCGATTATGCTGGACCTGCTACCACAGAAATTACCGATACCATTGTGGCGAATATTGACACCGCCAGCGATGCACCGGTGGGGCGGGATTATGCCGATCGAATTTCCCGGTTCGACCCCAAAAACAGCTACCTGCAATTTCTCTATACCCGCCTGGATGTGGCCAAAATTCGCAGTGCCAAGTTGAAAGTCAAATACGATGCCTTGTATTCTACCACCAGGGGCTATCTCGACGAGGCATTGGCGCACTGCGGCTGTCAGGTGGAATCTTTTCATACCCACCGCGATGTTTTGTTTGGCGGCGGCATGCCGGAACCCAAAGCGGAACAGTTGCAAGAGTTGGTGGCAGCGGTCAAGCAAGATCGAGCGGATTTGGGCTTGGCAACCGATGGCGATGGCGATCGCTTTGGGGTGGTTGACGAACAGGGCAATGTCTTGACCCCCAATACTATTTTGCTGCTGCTGGCGCGCCATTTGGTGAAAAATAAAGGGCTAACCGGCGCGATCGTACGTACGGTGGCAACCACCCATCTGTTGGATAGTTGGGCGGCTAAATACGGCTTGCCTACCTACGAAACTGCGGTAGGATTTAAATACGTAGGTGCCAAAATGCGGGAAACCGATGTGCTGATCGGCGGTGAAGAATCCGGCGGTTTGAGCGTTCTCGGTCACATTCCGGAGAAAGATGGCATTCTGGCAGATTTGCTGATTGCGGAAGCTATGGCCTATGAGGGTAAACCCCTCAGCCAGTTGGTGGAAGAAGCGATCGCAGAAGCCAACGGACCGGTGTACAACCAGCGGTTGGATTTGCATCTAGAAGAAGAACGCAAGCAAGCAATTTTAGAGCAATTTGGCAACCATCCTCCCCAGGAAATTGCTGGCATCGGCGTGAAAGAAGTGGGACGTAAAGATGGTACCAAACTCTATCTGGAAGATGGCGGTTGGATTTTGCTGCGTCCTTCCGGAACCGAACCGTTAATGCGGGTGTATCTGGAAACTACTTCTGAAGAGAAACAGAGACAGCTGAGTGCCTACATGCAGGAGGCCCTGCAAAAGCAATAA
- a CDS encoding lipopolysaccharide assembly protein LapA domain-containing protein: MASSLVSVWLLAIAIVAMQNAEPVTLWFLTFQSVPIPFGFVFACSVVIGLLAGGLWQIVFPANSKKKTRRPPNRDRV, translated from the coding sequence TTGGCATCGAGCCTTGTAAGTGTTTGGTTGCTTGCCATTGCGATCGTGGCCATGCAAAACGCCGAACCAGTCACCCTGTGGTTTTTGACCTTTCAGTCGGTTCCCATTCCCTTTGGCTTTGTGTTTGCCTGCAGTGTGGTTATTGGTTTGCTGGCTGGGGGGTTGTGGCAGATTGTCTTCCCTGCCAACAGCAAGAAAAAAACGCGCCGACCCCCCAACCGCGATCGCGTTTAG
- a CDS encoding Npun_F0813 family protein — protein sequence MFILKRQDVEVSSVQHPKSGQQIPILTYQGQTFRLITVFNAQQADEARAFWRELTDNRGKACVLLEEEERYSVWGKVRLEQLKENLHAGASGDVAPFFTQACLLLLQAVYFDVEDLLGTKQAGSFQKELANILSQWRFPQAEQPQQVKKWLEIDPLEDPSVPNWQEHHLITLLQELHRLGKSYFGNASFTERALDILEDMEASEKNQFLDWMRKSPLGKLWTVA from the coding sequence ATGTTTATTCTGAAACGGCAGGATGTTGAAGTTTCCAGCGTTCAACACCCCAAAAGCGGCCAACAAATTCCAATTTTGACCTATCAGGGGCAAACCTTCCGCCTGATTACGGTCTTTAACGCGCAGCAAGCCGATGAAGCCAGAGCTTTTTGGCGGGAGCTTACGGATAACCGGGGCAAAGCTTGCGTACTTTTGGAAGAAGAAGAACGCTATAGCGTTTGGGGGAAAGTTCGTCTCGAACAGCTTAAAGAAAACTTGCATGCAGGTGCGAGTGGCGATGTAGCTCCTTTTTTTACACAAGCCTGCTTGCTCCTGTTGCAAGCCGTGTATTTCGATGTGGAAGACTTGCTCGGTACCAAACAGGCTGGTTCGTTTCAAAAGGAACTGGCGAATATACTCAGCCAGTGGCGTTTTCCCCAAGCCGAACAACCCCAACAGGTGAAAAAGTGGCTGGAAATTGACCCCCTTGAAGATCCCTCCGTTCCCAACTGGCAGGAACACCATCTAATTACATTGTTGCAAGAACTCCATCGTTTGGGAAAATCCTACTTTGGAAATGCTAGTTTTACAGAACGTGCCTTAGATATTCTGGAAGATATGGAAGCATCGGAAAAAAACCAGTTTTTGGATTGGATGAGAAAATCTCCCCTGGGAAAACTGTGGACGGTTGCCTAA
- a CDS encoding NAD(P)H-quinone oxidoreductase subunit N, with product MDFSAISAQLNVGAILPESIVVGTLLVVLVGDLIVGRSSSRWTPYVAVAGLLAAMVSLFFLWDSAEPIAFLGSFSGDNLSIVFRGIIALSTVFTILMSVSYVERSSTSMAEFIGILLTATLGAMFLSGANELVAVFISLETLSVSSYILTGYMKRDPRSNEAALKYLLIGAASSAIFLYSASLLYGFSGGETNLGEIGASLAATSADNSLVVIIALVFAIAGIAFKISAAPFHQWTPDVYEGSPTPVVAFLSVGSKAGGFALAIRLLLSIFPAVSEQWHFIFTALAILSLVLGNVVALAQTSLKRMLAYSSIGQAGFLMIGLIADTEAGYSSTIFYLLVYLFMNLGAFAGVILFSLRTGTDQISEYAGLYQKDPLLTAALSICLLSLGGIPPLAGFFGKLYLFWAGWQAGLYLLVFLGLIASVASIYYYIRVVKMMVVKEPQEMSASVRNYPAVDWRLPGMRPLQVGLVLSMVAATITGILSNPLFTIANRAVTQTPLMQNTLAQVGSTQTMANQPQSPEDMASVSR from the coding sequence ATGGATTTTTCTGCAATTTCCGCACAGCTGAATGTCGGCGCTATTTTGCCAGAAAGTATCGTCGTGGGTACGTTACTTGTCGTACTCGTCGGCGATTTAATTGTAGGGCGTTCCTCCTCGCGGTGGACCCCTTACGTAGCGGTGGCTGGCTTGCTGGCTGCCATGGTTTCCCTGTTTTTCCTTTGGGATAGTGCAGAACCTATTGCCTTTTTGGGTAGCTTCAGCGGCGATAATCTCAGCATTGTCTTCCGCGGCATCATTGCCCTTTCAACAGTATTTACCATTTTGATGTCGGTTTCCTATGTAGAGCGCAGCAGCACGTCGATGGCTGAGTTTATCGGCATTCTGCTGACGGCTACCCTGGGTGCCATGTTCCTGTCAGGAGCCAACGAGCTGGTCGCTGTATTTATTTCCCTGGAAACTTTGAGCGTGTCTTCGTATATCCTCACCGGATATATGAAACGCGATCCCCGCTCCAACGAAGCGGCTTTGAAATATCTGTTAATCGGAGCGGCTAGTTCGGCAATTTTCCTTTACAGTGCTTCTCTGCTATACGGTTTTTCCGGCGGCGAAACCAACCTAGGGGAAATTGGTGCTAGCTTGGCAGCCACGAGTGCCGATAATTCTCTCGTTGTTATTATCGCTTTAGTTTTCGCGATCGCGGGCATCGCGTTCAAAATTTCCGCAGCTCCTTTCCACCAATGGACCCCTGACGTATACGAAGGGTCTCCCACTCCCGTTGTCGCCTTCTTATCTGTCGGTTCCAAAGCTGGCGGTTTTGCCTTAGCCATTCGCCTGTTACTCTCTATTTTCCCGGCTGTCAGCGAACAGTGGCACTTTATTTTCACCGCCCTCGCCATTCTCAGCTTGGTTTTGGGCAACGTGGTGGCTTTGGCACAAACCAGCCTCAAACGTATGCTGGCGTATTCTTCCATCGGTCAAGCCGGCTTTTTGATGATTGGGTTGATTGCCGATACGGAAGCTGGCTATTCCAGCACCATTTTCTACCTGCTGGTTTACCTGTTCATGAACTTGGGCGCTTTCGCCGGCGTGATTCTGTTCTCCCTACGTACCGGCACCGACCAAATTAGCGAATACGCGGGATTGTACCAAAAAGACCCCTTGCTCACCGCTGCTTTGAGCATTTGCCTGCTGTCTCTCGGTGGTATTCCACCTTTGGCTGGTTTCTTTGGCAAACTGTATCTGTTCTGGGCAGGTTGGCAAGCCGGTTTGTATTTGCTGGTCTTCCTGGGATTGATTGCCAGCGTAGCCTCCATCTACTACTACATCCGTGTGGTCAAAATGATGGTAGTCAAAGAACCCCAAGAAATGTCCGCCTCCGTACGCAACTATCCAGCGGTTGACTGGCGTTTGCCCGGCATGCGTCCGTTGCAAGTGGGATTGGTTCTGTCGATGGTCGCTGCCACCATTACCGGTATCTTATCCAATCCTCTATTTACCATTGCCAATCGAGCGGTCACCCAAACCCCCTTGATGCAAAACACGCTGGCTCAAGTAGGATCGACCCAGACCATGGCCAACCAACCCCAATCCCCTGAAGACATGGCTTCGGTTTCTCGGTAA
- the pyrR gene encoding bifunctional pyr operon transcriptional regulator/uracil phosphoribosyltransferase PyrR, giving the protein MNVEILSSEEIRRTITRLSSEIIERTADLDNLALLGIYTRGVPLAHMLAEQIRTLESVDVFVGALDITFYRDDLDQIGLRTPAKDNIPPSINGKTIVLVDDVIYTGRTIRAALNAIYDYGRPQAVRLAVLVDRGHRELPIHPDFIGKNLPTSKDEKVKVCLQSIDGKDTVELLKTPTYSNYPL; this is encoded by the coding sequence ATGAACGTTGAAATTCTCTCCTCAGAGGAAATTCGCCGCACCATTACTCGTTTGTCCTCGGAAATTATCGAACGGACAGCGGATTTGGATAATTTAGCCCTTCTCGGCATTTACACCCGAGGTGTGCCTTTGGCGCATATGCTGGCAGAGCAAATCCGTACTTTGGAATCGGTGGATGTTTTTGTGGGGGCTCTCGATATTACCTTCTACCGCGATGATTTGGACCAAATTGGCTTGCGTACTCCTGCCAAAGATAATATTCCTCCCAGCATTAACGGCAAAACCATTGTTTTGGTCGATGATGTAATTTATACCGGACGCACCATTCGCGCCGCTCTCAATGCCATTTACGATTACGGTAGACCCCAAGCCGTACGTTTGGCTGTCTTGGTAGACCGAGGACATCGGGAATTGCCCATTCACCCGGATTTTATCGGCAAAAATCTACCAACTTCAAAAGACGAAAAAGTGAAAGTATGCCTGCAAAGTATTGATGGCAAAGATACTGTGGAACTACTGAAAACGCCTACTTATAGCAACTATCCTTTATGA